One Thalassotalea sediminis DNA segment encodes these proteins:
- a CDS encoding transporter substrate-binding domain-containing protein, giving the protein MLKSCTHLIFVVLLCFMVNTQQTIAATFTDKVFTVAINKTSYPYHFENAEGEAAGLTVDLWRLWAEKQKVEVDFKVMKWPQTLSSLADGSVDIHGGLSKTQQRIKHYDFTSAFFHQKNYIFVHRDYHVRRMEELRPFAIGIVKDSSHVDIIKNQYPELILKYYDSRFALFDAALSGEIVAFTNLDKISNNYPQYREVSQLFPAYKRLLFNKGDYTSAVKKGNTALLAFIEQGMAKISRTERSDIEKKWLGIDKKSDTLILMFSPEFPPFMTVSTSGLAQGLFIDMWRIWSEYSGQSIEFIPQSFDNASEMLASGGADIHIGFPDLSFTQGALTLYPALSAAMQVYQADIKCYVSKDRINNTANTKGMKLGIYKNIPNIENLRLLFPDNELVFYTNFKTMVQHAESGKIDGLLGAKDIMESRLSMANVQHEFMALPDSFYTANLYAVTANNNEKLAEIIKNGFALIPDEALINLERRWLSQDSKGYFKHSKQKAQLTEEEKNWIANHREIRIGVNKNWMPVEFINEDGNVGGINADINALVEQRTGINFTYVAFDNWQQMLEALMQQNIDILASATETQARKEHILFTDSYWDMPWVVIHSKQRGKRQRLEDFYGSELAIVKGYHLVDKIRAEQPNISLRLVDTHEEGLLAVQTGAVEGFIENIASASELIRRESLVTLTMSIIEDLNIDKNSYAIRKDWPLLQSIINKGLATISATERKEIYEHWFEINLETGLDKNVVLRVSLQVGAIIVIIIVVIVFWNRRLYVEVETRKALEEKMKHMAMHDELTGLPNRLLLKDRINHGINYHRRQDRLMAVLFIDLDGFKTVNDTHGHDVGDELLILVAERLSGCIRSSDTVVRFGGDEFVLLLTELHNKNEAAFVAEKVLKLVQQPFELSSGEENIGCSIGIAMFPSDGESETELLKIADTLMYRVKAAGKNHYVFNADN; this is encoded by the coding sequence TTGTTGAAGTCATGCACGCATTTAATTTTTGTTGTACTGCTCTGTTTTATGGTTAATACGCAACAGACCATTGCAGCTACATTTACCGATAAAGTTTTCACTGTTGCTATCAACAAAACCTCATACCCTTATCACTTTGAAAATGCTGAAGGTGAAGCTGCTGGTTTAACAGTCGATTTATGGCGCCTTTGGGCGGAGAAACAAAAGGTTGAAGTCGATTTTAAAGTGATGAAGTGGCCGCAAACACTATCATCACTAGCTGACGGTAGCGTTGATATTCATGGTGGCTTGTCTAAAACACAGCAACGCATTAAACACTATGATTTCACGTCTGCTTTCTTCCATCAGAAAAATTATATTTTTGTTCATCGAGACTATCATGTACGCCGTATGGAAGAGTTAAGACCTTTTGCAATAGGCATAGTAAAAGATTCAAGTCATGTCGATATTATTAAAAATCAATACCCAGAATTAATACTTAAATATTATGACAGTCGTTTCGCGTTATTTGATGCCGCTTTAAGTGGCGAAATTGTTGCTTTTACTAATTTAGATAAAATATCAAATAATTATCCCCAGTACCGTGAAGTTAGTCAGCTTTTCCCAGCGTATAAACGCTTATTGTTTAATAAGGGCGACTATACCTCGGCGGTTAAAAAAGGTAACACGGCGTTATTAGCATTTATAGAACAGGGCATGGCTAAAATTAGTCGAACAGAGCGTTCTGATATTGAAAAGAAATGGCTTGGTATTGATAAAAAGTCAGACACGTTAATTTTAATGTTTTCACCTGAGTTTCCGCCATTTATGACGGTGTCAACATCGGGGCTTGCACAAGGGCTTTTCATTGATATGTGGCGTATTTGGTCTGAGTATAGTGGACAGTCTATCGAGTTCATTCCGCAGTCTTTTGATAATGCATCAGAAATGCTAGCAAGTGGCGGTGCTGATATTCATATTGGCTTTCCAGATCTTAGTTTTACCCAAGGTGCGTTAACACTATATCCAGCGTTGAGTGCTGCGATGCAGGTATATCAGGCGGATATCAAATGCTATGTATCAAAAGATAGAATTAATAATACAGCTAATACGAAGGGCATGAAGTTAGGTATCTACAAAAATATACCGAACATAGAGAATTTGCGCCTGTTGTTTCCAGACAATGAATTGGTTTTTTACACAAATTTTAAAACCATGGTTCAACACGCTGAATCGGGAAAAATAGATGGTTTGCTCGGCGCGAAAGATATTATGGAATCACGTTTAAGCATGGCAAATGTGCAGCATGAATTTATGGCGTTACCTGATTCTTTCTATACTGCAAACTTATATGCGGTTACCGCAAATAATAATGAAAAGCTCGCTGAAATTATAAAAAATGGTTTTGCATTAATTCCTGACGAAGCTTTGATCAATCTAGAGCGTAGGTGGTTATCTCAAGACAGCAAGGGCTACTTTAAACATAGCAAACAAAAAGCCCAACTAACTGAAGAAGAAAAAAACTGGATAGCAAACCATCGTGAAATTCGTATAGGCGTTAATAAAAATTGGATGCCGGTCGAATTTATCAATGAAGATGGCAACGTTGGCGGTATAAATGCCGATATTAATGCACTTGTTGAGCAACGAACGGGTATTAATTTTACCTATGTAGCATTTGATAATTGGCAGCAAATGTTAGAGGCACTCATGCAACAAAACATTGATATTTTGGCCAGTGCTACTGAAACGCAGGCGCGTAAAGAACATATTCTTTTTACTGACTCTTATTGGGATATGCCTTGGGTTGTTATTCACAGTAAACAACGTGGTAAACGACAACGACTAGAAGATTTTTATGGCAGTGAATTGGCAATAGTAAAGGGTTACCACCTCGTAGATAAAATTAGAGCCGAGCAACCAAATATATCTTTGCGGCTTGTCGATACCCACGAAGAAGGATTATTAGCAGTACAAACAGGTGCTGTAGAGGGCTTCATTGAAAATATTGCATCAGCATCTGAATTAATTCGTCGTGAAAGTTTAGTTACCTTAACGATGTCGATTATTGAAGATCTAAATATTGATAAAAACAGTTATGCGATTCGTAAAGACTGGCCGTTATTGCAAAGTATTATCAACAAAGGTTTAGCCACAATTAGCGCTACCGAGCGTAAAGAAATATATGAACATTGGTTTGAAATAAATTTAGAAACAGGTCTGGATAAAAATGTTGTATTAAGAGTTTCCCTCCAAGTTGGGGCTATTATTGTCATCATAATCGTGGTGATAGTATTTTGGAATAGACGTTTATATGTTGAAGTTGAAACACGTAAGGCATTAGAAGAAAAAATGAAACATATGGCGATGCACGATGAGTTAACCGGCTTGCCAAATCGCTTATTGCTCAAAGATCGTATCAATCACGGAATAAATTACCATCGACGTCAAGATAGATTAATGGCTGTACTTTTTATTGATTTAGATGGCTTTAAAACGGTCAATGATACCCATGGTCATGATGTAGGTGATGAGTTATTAATACTGGTTGCAGAACGGTTATCTGGTTGTATAAGAAGCTCCGACACTGTTGTTCGTTTTGGTGGTGATGAATTTGTATTATTACTGACAGAATTGCATAACAAGAATGAAGCTGCTTTTGTTGCAGAGAAAGTATTAAAACTTGTTCAACAACCATTTGAGTTGTCTTCTGGAGAAGAGAACATTGGCTGTAGTATTGGCATTGCCATGTTTCCTAGTGATGGCGAGTCAGAAACTGAGTTATTAAAAATAGCAGATACGTTAATGTATCGCGTTAAGGCTGCTGGTAAAAACCATTACGTTTTTAACGCCGATAATTAA
- the ruvB gene encoding Holliday junction branch migration DNA helicase RuvB, with translation MIEADRLIQPVATKEDEGIDRAIRPKLLSDYTGQAHVKAQMEIFIQAAKNRQEALDHLLIFGPPGLGKTTLANIVANEMGVNIRTTSGPVLEKAGDLAALLTNLEENDVLFIDEIHRLSPVVEEVLYPAMEDYQLDIMIGEGPAARSIKLDLPPFTLIGATTRAGALTSPLRDRFGIVQRLEFYNNKDLTDIVNRSAHFLNLDIAQEGAFEVAKRSRGTPRIANRLLRRVRDYADVKTQGKVDQNVAHNALTMLEVDNQGFDIMDRKLLEAIINKFDGGPVGLDNVAAAIGEERETIEDVLEPFLIQQGFLQRTPRGRIVTDKAYQHFSVVRKT, from the coding sequence ATGATAGAAGCAGATCGTTTAATACAACCTGTTGCCACCAAAGAAGATGAAGGCATTGATCGTGCTATTCGCCCTAAATTGTTGAGTGACTATACTGGGCAAGCGCATGTTAAAGCACAAATGGAAATCTTCATTCAAGCAGCGAAAAATCGCCAAGAAGCGCTTGATCATTTATTGATTTTTGGCCCTCCCGGTCTTGGCAAAACGACGTTAGCGAATATAGTCGCTAACGAAATGGGGGTTAATATTCGTACAACTTCTGGCCCTGTGTTAGAAAAGGCCGGTGATTTAGCTGCACTATTAACTAATTTAGAAGAAAACGATGTACTATTTATCGATGAGATTCATCGTTTAAGCCCCGTTGTTGAAGAAGTACTTTACCCAGCTATGGAAGATTATCAATTAGATATTATGATTGGCGAAGGACCTGCTGCAAGATCCATTAAGTTGGATCTACCTCCTTTTACGTTGATAGGGGCGACAACAAGAGCAGGTGCGCTGACTTCACCACTGCGTGATCGCTTTGGTATTGTTCAACGCTTAGAGTTTTACAATAATAAAGATCTTACCGACATTGTTAATCGATCTGCACATTTTTTAAATTTAGATATTGCGCAAGAAGGCGCCTTTGAAGTTGCTAAACGCTCACGTGGTACACCAAGAATAGCGAACCGGTTGTTACGTCGTGTGCGAGATTATGCCGATGTTAAAACACAGGGGAAGGTTGATCAAAATGTCGCGCATAATGCGTTAACTATGTTAGAAGTAGACAATCAAGGATTCGACATTATGGATCGAAAGCTACTCGAAGCGATTATTAATAAATTTGATGGTGGTCCAGTTGGGTTAGATAATGTAGCAGCGGCAATAGGGGAGGAACGTGAAACGATCGAAGATGTTTTAGAACCCTTTTTAATTCAACAAGGATTCTTACAACGTACGCCTCGAGGACGTATTGTTACGGATAAAGCTTACCAACATTTTTCAGTGGTGCGTAAAACATAA
- a CDS encoding AbgT family transporter, with translation MSAEQQTNTKGIDKFLNGIERVGNKLPDPAIIFLIAMITIWVLSAILSQVTFTSLDPRTGDAIVVNNLLTLEAFAQFLSSMVKTFTGFAPLGVVLVAMLGVGMAENSGYINTALKLMLKRTPKVLLTPCVILIAIISHTAVDAGYVLVIPLAGVIFFAMGRHPLVGIAAAFAGVSGGFSANFIPSGIDPLLQSFTQSAAHIIDPDLAINPLNNWFFTSASTLFIVLVGWYITDKIIEPRLKDVKIDGDTEDLPSFDEIGAQERKSFYVASTVMLVGIALLVAATVGEESAFRGTNGSLTDFSAPLMQSIVPLIFLLFWVPGIVYGFMVGTFTSTKDMVQAMTKSMNGMAYYIVMAFFCALFISAFGKSNLGALLAIEGAEVLKALALPSSITIIGIIILTGFVNLFVGSSSAKWALLGPIFVPMLMQLGISPDLTQAAYRVGDSSSNIITPLMPYFPLVVVYCQKYVKDTGIGTLIALMIPYSIVFLIGWTLFLLAYWGLGFPLGLQASYVYPG, from the coding sequence ATGAGTGCCGAACAACAAACAAATACAAAAGGCATTGATAAGTTTCTAAATGGTATCGAACGAGTAGGTAATAAACTTCCTGATCCAGCAATTATCTTTTTAATCGCAATGATCACTATATGGGTGTTATCAGCGATACTTTCCCAAGTTACTTTTACCTCATTAGATCCGCGTACAGGTGACGCTATCGTAGTTAATAACTTATTGACTTTAGAGGCTTTTGCTCAATTTTTGTCGAGCATGGTTAAAACCTTTACAGGTTTTGCGCCACTTGGTGTGGTTCTAGTTGCTATGCTTGGTGTTGGTATGGCAGAAAACTCTGGTTATATTAATACTGCGTTGAAACTTATGTTAAAACGAACACCTAAGGTGTTACTGACACCTTGCGTGATACTTATTGCCATTATCAGTCATACAGCGGTTGATGCTGGTTATGTATTGGTGATCCCACTTGCTGGGGTTATTTTTTTCGCTATGGGTCGACACCCACTTGTTGGAATTGCAGCGGCATTTGCCGGCGTCAGCGGTGGCTTTAGTGCCAATTTTATCCCGTCTGGTATTGATCCGCTGTTACAAAGCTTTACTCAAAGTGCTGCCCATATAATCGACCCAGATCTTGCAATTAACCCTTTGAATAATTGGTTCTTTACCTCTGCATCAACCTTATTTATCGTACTTGTTGGTTGGTATATTACTGATAAGATTATTGAGCCACGGCTAAAAGACGTCAAGATTGACGGCGATACTGAAGACTTACCGAGTTTTGATGAGATTGGCGCCCAAGAGCGTAAAAGCTTTTACGTTGCATCCACGGTTATGTTAGTTGGTATTGCTTTGCTCGTAGCAGCTACTGTTGGCGAAGAGTCAGCTTTTCGCGGTACTAACGGCTCTTTAACAGATTTTAGCGCGCCATTAATGCAGTCAATTGTGCCCCTTATATTTTTGTTATTTTGGGTACCTGGTATCGTATATGGGTTTATGGTTGGGACGTTTACATCAACCAAAGATATGGTGCAAGCGATGACTAAGTCGATGAACGGTATGGCGTATTATATTGTTATGGCGTTCTTTTGTGCATTGTTTATCTCTGCTTTTGGTAAATCAAATCTTGGTGCCTTGTTAGCGATAGAAGGTGCAGAAGTGTTAAAAGCATTAGCGTTGCCAAGTTCAATTACGATTATTGGCATTATTATTTTGACTGGTTTTGTTAATTTGTTTGTGGGCTCTAGTTCTGCTAAATGGGCGTTATTAGGACCGATCTTTGTACCTATGCTAATGCAATTGGGTATATCACCAGACCTAACGCAAGCAGCATATCGTGTTGGTGATTCAAGTTCTAATATAATCACACCACTTATGCCATATTTTCCACTTGTTGTTGTTTATTGTCAGAAATACGTTAAAGATACTGGAATTGGTACCTTAATTGCGCTAATGATCCCATATTCAATTGTCTTTCTAATTGGCTGGACATTATTCTTACTCGCTTACTGGGGGCTTGGCTTTCCACTAGGTTTACAAGCGAGCTACGTTTATCCAGGGTAG
- the ybgC gene encoding tol-pal system-associated acyl-CoA thioesterase: MQTPQYQFQIRVFYEDTDAGGNVYHANYLNYCERARTEWLRTLGINQSIFLEQNAGFVVRKLAMDNLAPAKLDDLLTISTSIEQLKRASVSFIHQVFNEQQVCLCKIHVVVAFVDLIHAKPCAIPNNILGALKSVS; encoded by the coding sequence ATGCAAACACCTCAATATCAATTTCAAATTAGAGTGTTTTACGAAGATACTGATGCAGGTGGTAATGTTTATCATGCAAATTATCTGAATTATTGCGAACGGGCGCGTACTGAGTGGTTAAGAACGTTAGGTATAAATCAATCAATCTTTTTAGAACAAAACGCTGGTTTTGTGGTCAGAAAACTTGCTATGGACAACTTAGCTCCTGCTAAGTTAGATGATTTATTAACTATCTCAACCTCCATTGAGCAATTAAAACGTGCTAGTGTGAGCTTTATTCATCAGGTTTTTAACGAACAACAGGTATGTTTGTGTAAAATCCATGTGGTCGTTGCTTTTGTAGATCTTATCCATGCTAAACCTTGTGCAATACCCAATAATATTTTAGGAGCGTTAAAAAGTGTCAGCTGA
- the cmoB gene encoding tRNA 5-methoxyuridine(34)/uridine 5-oxyacetic acid(34) synthase CmoB: MNFFSSFYQQIAVNRLAPWLNTLPQQLTRWHKEQLHGEFAHWQKTLEALPKTTSSTIDITNQVKAGERSDINDGEYKRMENLLKKLKPWRKGPYHLHGLHIDTEWRSDFKWDRLLPHISDLNNKYVLDIGCGSGYHLWRMKGAGAKFVVGIDPTQLFFMQFQAIQHFVNDNTVNLLPLGVEDLPELEAFDTVFAMGVLYHRRSPIDFLYQLKVQLVKGGELVLETLIVDGDENTVLVPGERYAKMRNVWFLPSAKAMCAWLSRCGFSNIRVANIDTTSLEEQRKTDWIDTESLKDFLDPNDQSITIEGYPAPKRAIFVANK, from the coding sequence ATGAACTTTTTTTCCTCTTTTTATCAACAAATTGCCGTTAATCGTCTTGCACCTTGGTTAAACACGTTACCCCAACAACTAACTCGATGGCATAAAGAGCAATTACATGGCGAATTTGCGCATTGGCAAAAAACGCTAGAAGCGCTACCAAAGACCACAAGTTCAACAATAGATATCACTAATCAAGTGAAAGCAGGTGAACGAAGCGATATCAATGATGGCGAATATAAACGCATGGAGAATCTGCTTAAAAAACTAAAACCTTGGCGAAAAGGTCCCTACCACCTTCATGGTTTACACATTGATACCGAATGGCGAAGTGATTTTAAGTGGGACAGATTACTCCCCCATATCAGTGATCTAAACAATAAATATGTCTTAGATATTGGTTGTGGTAGCGGCTATCATTTATGGAGAATGAAAGGCGCAGGGGCAAAGTTCGTTGTTGGTATAGACCCAACACAATTATTCTTTATGCAATTTCAAGCTATTCAACATTTTGTGAATGATAATACTGTTAACTTATTACCTTTAGGGGTAGAAGATCTTCCTGAACTTGAAGCTTTTGATACCGTTTTTGCAATGGGTGTATTGTATCACAGACGTTCGCCTATCGATTTTTTGTATCAATTAAAAGTACAATTGGTTAAAGGTGGTGAGTTGGTGTTAGAAACACTGATTGTCGATGGCGACGAGAATACAGTACTTGTGCCAGGCGAACGCTATGCAAAAATGCGGAATGTTTGGTTTTTACCTAGCGCAAAAGCTATGTGTGCTTGGTTAAGTCGTTGCGGCTTTAGTAACATTCGTGTTGCTAACATTGATACCACATCGTTAGAAGAACAAAGAAAAACAGATTGGATAGACACAGAATCGTTAAAAGATTTTCTTGATCCAAACGACCAGAGTATTACTATCGAGGGCTATCCAGCGCCTAAAAGAGCAATTTTTGTTGCCAACAAATAG
- the aspS gene encoding aspartate--tRNA ligase, producing the protein MRTLYCGEVNESHIGQEVTLCGWVNRRRDLGAVIFIDLRDREGIVQVVYDPDLQEVLEKANSLRNEFCIQVKGKVRGRPEGQINKDMATGAIEVLGLDVNILNRSAPLPLDSNQENSEENRLKYRYLDLRRPEMTDRLRFRAKVTAAVRQSLEAQGFMDIETPILTAATPEGARDYLVPSRTHKGNFFALPQSPQLFKQLLMMSGMERYYQIVKCFRDEDLRADRQPEFTQIDIETSFMTADQVMEVTERMIRELFIQLLDVDLGDFPRMPYSEAMQRYGSDKPDLRNPLEIVDVADILKDVEFKVFSGPANDEKGRVAVIRVPDGAAKFSRKNLDELTKFVGIYGAKGMPWLKVNDKAAGLEGLQSPILKFLSEDAVNALLDRANAETGDIIFFGSDSYNVVTESLGALRLKLGEELGLTTDEWKPLWVVDFPMFEEVDGHLHALHHPFTAPTDMTPEALEANPIGALSNAYDMVLNGCELGGGSVRIHDQKMQAAVFRILGISDEEAQEKFGFLLEALQYGAPPHAGLAFGLDRLVMLMTGATSIRDVMAFPKTTTAACPLTNAPGQANPEQLKELGIQAIPQQEEKPTDS; encoded by the coding sequence ATGCGAACGCTGTATTGTGGTGAGGTTAACGAATCTCATATTGGTCAAGAAGTTACTCTCTGTGGATGGGTAAATCGTCGTCGTGATTTAGGTGCGGTGATCTTTATAGATTTACGTGACCGCGAAGGTATCGTACAGGTTGTTTATGATCCTGATTTGCAAGAAGTGCTTGAAAAGGCAAATTCGCTACGTAATGAGTTTTGTATTCAAGTTAAAGGTAAAGTTCGTGGGCGTCCTGAGGGACAAATTAATAAAGATATGGCAACAGGCGCTATTGAAGTGCTTGGTTTAGATGTCAATATTCTTAACCGTTCGGCACCACTACCACTTGATTCTAATCAAGAAAACTCAGAAGAAAATCGTCTTAAGTACCGTTATTTAGATTTACGTCGCCCAGAAATGACGGATCGATTACGTTTTAGAGCCAAAGTTACGGCTGCTGTACGCCAGTCGCTTGAAGCTCAAGGCTTTATGGATATTGAAACACCGATCCTTACCGCGGCTACGCCAGAAGGTGCGCGAGATTACTTAGTACCTAGTCGCACACATAAAGGTAACTTTTTTGCTTTGCCACAATCTCCACAATTGTTTAAACAATTGCTTATGATGTCTGGCATGGAACGTTATTATCAAATCGTAAAATGTTTTAGGGATGAGGATTTACGCGCGGATCGCCAGCCAGAATTTACTCAAATCGATATTGAAACGTCATTTATGACAGCAGATCAAGTCATGGAAGTAACTGAACGAATGATCCGTGAGTTATTTATACAGTTGCTTGATGTTGACTTAGGCGACTTCCCGCGTATGCCATACAGTGAAGCGATGCAACGTTATGGCTCAGATAAGCCTGATTTGCGTAATCCGCTTGAGATAGTAGATGTAGCAGACATATTAAAAGATGTTGAGTTTAAGGTATTTTCTGGTCCTGCAAATGATGAAAAAGGACGTGTGGCAGTTATTCGTGTGCCAGATGGCGCTGCAAAGTTTTCGCGTAAAAACCTTGATGAATTAACTAAGTTTGTTGGCATTTATGGTGCTAAAGGTATGCCTTGGTTAAAAGTAAACGACAAGGCTGCGGGGCTAGAAGGCTTGCAATCACCAATCTTGAAATTCTTATCTGAAGATGCTGTTAACGCTTTATTAGATAGAGCGAATGCTGAAACGGGCGATATTATTTTCTTCGGATCTGATAGTTACAATGTCGTCACTGAATCTTTGGGGGCATTACGCTTAAAATTGGGTGAAGAACTTGGCTTAACAACTGACGAATGGAAGCCACTTTGGGTTGTTGATTTTCCAATGTTTGAAGAAGTAGATGGCCACCTTCATGCGTTACATCATCCGTTTACTGCTCCTACTGACATGACTCCGGAAGCTTTAGAAGCGAATCCTATTGGTGCGTTATCTAATGCATACGATATGGTGTTGAATGGTTGTGAGCTTGGTGGCGGTTCTGTACGTATTCATGACCAGAAAATGCAAGCAGCAGTATTTCGCATTTTGGGCATTAGTGATGAAGAAGCACAAGAGAAGTTTGGCTTCTTACTGGAAGCATTACAGTATGGTGCACCACCACATGCAGGCTTAGCATTTGGTTTAGATCGCTTGGTTATGTTAATGACAGGAGCAACATCTATTCGTGATGTTATGGCATTCCCTAAAACGACAACAGCGGCATGCCCACTAACTAATGCACCTGGTCAAGCAAATCCTGAACAGTTGAAGGAATTAGGCATACAAGCCATTCCACAGCAGGAAGAAAAACCAACAGATAGCTAA
- the ruvA gene encoding Holliday junction branch migration protein RuvA: MIGRLRGTLVEKLPPEILIECAGVGYEVTMPMTSIYALPDNDQQATIFTHFVVREDAQLLYGFANKTERKLFRLLIKINGVGPKLALAILSGMSAEQFVSCVAHDDLSTIVKIPGVGKKTAERLLIEMRDKLKDWHADPDANSFTLTSVHAGNMQEAAPDAKGDAINALVSLGYSNAQASKAVKAVHQQGMDSESIIRDALKSML, encoded by the coding sequence GTGATAGGCCGTTTACGTGGAACATTAGTTGAAAAACTGCCACCCGAAATCTTAATTGAATGCGCAGGTGTTGGCTATGAAGTTACAATGCCAATGACCAGTATCTATGCACTTCCAGATAACGACCAACAAGCGACAATATTTACGCATTTTGTCGTACGTGAAGATGCTCAGTTACTTTATGGGTTTGCTAATAAAACTGAACGTAAACTGTTTAGGCTCCTGATAAAAATTAATGGTGTAGGGCCCAAACTCGCATTAGCTATTTTATCTGGAATGTCAGCAGAACAATTTGTCAGTTGTGTTGCTCATGATGATTTAAGTACCATTGTTAAGATCCCTGGTGTTGGTAAAAAAACGGCCGAACGATTATTAATTGAGATGCGTGATAAATTGAAAGATTGGCATGCTGACCCTGATGCCAATAGTTTCACGTTAACATCTGTGCATGCAGGTAATATGCAAGAAGCAGCACCAGATGCAAAGGGTGATGCAATAAATGCATTAGTCTCTTTAGGATATTCAAATGCGCAAGCGAGTAAGGCCGTCAAAGCGGTTCACCAACAAGGTATGGATAGTGAGTCGATTATTCGTGATGCCTTAAAATCGATGTTATAG
- the ruvC gene encoding crossover junction endodeoxyribonuclease RuvC — MAIILGIDPGSRFTGYGVIAQQGRTLTYLGSGCIKAIAAGDELGDRLQTIYAGVSEIILQFQPTMFAIEQVFMAKNPDSALKLGQARGAAIVAATNTGLKIAEYSARQIKQSVVGTGGADKTQVQHMVKSILKLPATPQADAADALAVALCHAHSHDSISKMSGQATKTVRRRLR; from the coding sequence TTGGCAATTATTTTAGGTATTGATCCCGGTTCTCGGTTTACTGGCTATGGTGTTATCGCTCAACAAGGGCGAACGCTTACATATTTAGGTAGCGGTTGTATTAAGGCCATAGCGGCTGGGGATGAATTAGGTGATCGGTTACAAACCATTTACGCAGGCGTGAGTGAGATTATTTTACAGTTTCAGCCAACGATGTTTGCAATTGAACAAGTTTTTATGGCAAAAAACCCAGATTCAGCGTTAAAACTTGGCCAGGCGCGCGGTGCAGCCATAGTTGCGGCTACGAATACAGGGTTAAAAATTGCTGAGTATTCAGCAAGGCAGATCAAGCAATCGGTGGTGGGAACCGGTGGAGCAGATAAAACACAAGTGCAACATATGGTGAAATCAATTCTTAAATTACCAGCGACACCACAAGCAGATGCTGCAGATGCGCTAGCTGTAGCATTATGCCATGCACATAGCCATGACTCTATTAGCAAAATGTCGGGTCAAGCGACTAAAACAGTACGTAGAAGGCTTCGATAA
- the cmoA gene encoding carboxy-S-adenosyl-L-methionine synthase CmoA: MTSSKPDLIFSNKQRQVKDFTFDAQVVDVFPDMISRSVPGYNTIIDTIGRLSQQYVTDHSNIYDLGCSLGAATLAMRQGIQSDHCRIIGVDNSAAMVDRCQRHVAAFKGQTPVEIIEADVLDIAIENASMVVLNFTLQFIEPDKRETLLANIANGLNPGGILVISDKMIHPDKTCNQTLIDLHHDFKRANGYSELEIAQKRTALENVMKPDAIDVHHERLSKAGFSHSSTWFQCFNFFSLFAIK; this comes from the coding sequence ATGACATCGTCAAAACCTGATCTTATCTTTTCTAACAAACAACGCCAAGTAAAAGACTTTACTTTCGACGCTCAAGTGGTTGATGTGTTTCCAGATATGATTTCACGATCAGTGCCAGGATATAACACCATCATTGACACTATTGGTCGATTAAGCCAGCAATATGTCACTGATCATTCAAATATATATGACTTAGGATGTTCACTTGGTGCAGCAACCTTAGCGATGCGACAAGGCATTCAAAGTGACCATTGCCGTATTATTGGTGTTGATAATTCAGCAGCAATGGTAGACCGTTGTCAACGTCATGTCGCTGCATTTAAAGGGCAAACACCCGTCGAAATTATTGAAGCAGATGTATTAGATATCGCTATCGAAAATGCTTCAATGGTGGTGTTGAACTTTACATTGCAATTTATTGAACCAGATAAACGAGAAACTTTACTTGCTAACATTGCAAATGGACTTAACCCAGGTGGTATTCTAGTAATATCAGATAAGATGATCCATCCAGATAAAACTTGCAACCAAACACTTATTGATTTACATCATGATTTTAAACGTGCAAATGGATACAGCGAACTTGAAATCGCTCAAAAACGAACAGCACTTGAAAATGTGATGAAACCAGACGCGATTGACGTTCACCATGAGCGACTTTCAAAAGCGGGCTTTTCTCATAGTAGTACTTGGTTCCAGTGCTTTAATTTCTTTTCTCTTTTTGCCATAAAATAA